The region TGTAGGATTACTCAAGATCTCACGATTGATAGCTGTTTTTCATGGTATCATTTTTCAACAATACCTTAATAAAGATCGAACATAAGTTAGCTTTACCGTCCACTGACATACAAATTTCATAAAAAGCCATAAATACTAATATAATTTTGTATTTCCCAGatgtttttcattttgttgttttCTGATGCAAGAATTGCTCGTTtggttttttcattttgttttctaTTCATTCCACTCTATTctctttcaaaatttcaaacataTCCTAGATAGTAGTCAGGAAAAGAAAATTTGCAAATGAACTAAAAAAAATGATACATTGAAATTTACATAAAAAAAGCCATTACCTCAAGTGCAATCATCTCTTGCTGTTGTCCGTTTGAGACAGAAACTGTTGAAGTTCTTCTTGGTGATTCAAATAGAGCTGAAAGAGAACACTCTTCCAAGCCGCGAAAGCTGAAGCTTTGAGACTCATCATCTGTAAGCACTCCAGATGATGCTGGAAAACCTGATCTTTCAGTGACAGGAGATTGGGTTTCATCTTTACACTGAGATGTACTAGATTTTTTCTTGGTTGATTTCTTATTCCTTGAAAACAAACTAGTAACTTTCCCTTTAAACGATGATCCAATACTCTTCGACTTTTTCAGCACCTTGGACCCTTGTGATTTGCTAACCCCAGTTTCATAGGCACTAGAAGATGCAGGGAGAGAATTTGACCTTGGAACATTTTTAGGAGAACCCTGAGTGCTTACATCTTCATTGAAAGAAAGCCTGCAAGAAACAGATTTTCTTGCTTCTTCCTGGTCTTCATTAACGCTCTTGAACTCAGACGTCACGGATTTCTTTATACGCGAAAGAGAAAGCATTTCCCCCAAGGTAGAGTGTTGCTGCACATGCCTTTGTTCTTGAGAACCTTTATTGTTGGAGGCCATCATGTTCCACCTTTCAGAAAGTCTTTTCTTTGCTTCCATGCACACTGATGACTCAGGAGAACATGATGCGCGACCTAAGGACATTGTAGAGTAAGGACTTCCCCAGCAATTGATGTTGTTGTATTCCCATGAATGCCTTGCCAATGGTGACATGGCTTCCAAATCAATGTAATTCCCAGGTGTGTACTCATGATGTGGTTTGTTAAATGAACTCTCAAAGACTGAAGAATGTAAAATTTTATCCTTTTGATAGTTTCTCAAGCCTTCATGCATTtcgtttggatttttttttgccAATTTTTTGGATTCCAgcacatcatcttcatctccgaATCCCTGATAGAAATTCCCACTTTGCAGATTTTGAGGTGATGAAGTTGTTGGAGAATTGAAAGCCTTAAGCTCAGGTGTTCTTCCTGGGCTAGGCTTCAATATCACGATTCGAGTAGATTGAACTGGAAACTCATCAACTTTCTGACTGACTGGAGAGTATCCATGATTCATATTCTCCCATACAATTGCTTGATCAGAATTTGCTTGTTTCTTAATCATTCTAGAATTCTTCTTCCCCTTTTTGACCGATTTGTCATTGTCAAACATCTTCAAAGGTTTAATAAGAGTAATGGGATTTCTCTCATCTGTTGGACTACAATGAAGATTTTGTGAATCCAATAACCTGATTAAGAGATCACTGTTGGAGCTTAAAACTTCCAAGGCATCCTCGAATTGCTTCGACTGGCGCAGTCTCTCATCTGTTGAAAGCCTTTTTGCTTCCATGAATTTCTGACAAATGAGAGCCATTTTTTCCTTATCAACAACAACATCTTCACTCCACCTACCTCTTTCATAGTCATTTTTGCAAGCAATCTGTTCTGTGCTTGGATGAACTTCATGAAGCATTTCCTTATCCATGAACCTATTTTCCAGGTGCCAATGTTTCAATGGAGATCCTAGTTGACCATACACATGTTCAGAGTAATCTTTTTCATGGCTTCTCACCTTTGGAAGGCTTTCTAGCCCCATTAATTGGGCAATTACATTTGGTGAGTTGTGcttggaatttttttctttggacaTTTCTTGGTCTATGAGCATCTTGATGAGTTCTCCCTTTACTTTTCTAGTTTTTCCTTCGTATGATTGACCTGTTGAAAGTGAAGAAGCTGCAAGACAATTAGGTACAAAATTTAGTAACATGTGGGAATTTAACAGAATAGCAAATATATCAACACTAACTACTACTGCAGAAAGTAGAGCTATTTCATAgcatttgaaaataaataaaaacaagtaACAATTTTAAAGAAACCTCCACCTTGGTAGCAGCATCATGATCTCCTTATGGCACACAAACCTCAACCTTGTCCTGCTTGTTCCTCTGTCTCTATCTTTGCTTAGCTATTATGTACTGCTATGTACTCCTTCCACTGTCTCTGTTACACACTTTCATCATCAAATCACTATTCATCTGTTCTGTTATAAACTGATTTCGTGCTTGTTTTTTAATGGAATTTGAGTCACATGTTCAGCTGCACATGTTTGAAGCAAAATTTAATCAGTAAGACAAAAAGAAGCAAGTTGCTACACTTTTGTAGGCAAAATAAATATGCAAACGCAAGTTGAAAAAAGGTCCATTCACCCAAATCTTCGCCAAATAATATTGGTGAGGGAAAGCAGCATTAATGCTGGATGAGTCATTGCTTGATATATAGAATCACGAAAATATGTGAGATAAAAGGCTGCGAGTTTATCTCTAAAATAAGTAAGTAAACCTAAACCAAGCAATGATTTGATTTCAAATATATtatcattttaaataaaaattgtaaattgcatatattcttaattttttcacAATAAACTCACTTTGAATACTCACAAGAGCAACTCAGTTAGCAACACAAATTGAGTGCGAGAAGAATTCTCAGGTTTAATCTCCACACAAGACACCTAGGGAGGGATGGAGAGTCTTAACTTAAACTAAATTCTGAATTTAAAATAGTTGACATCCAAATATTGATCGGATATCATACGGTTTAtaccaaaaaaatcactttaatATAAGTTATTTTCTGAAATAATATACCAATTTAGGAACACATAAAAGGTGAGTTACTTGACATAATAATAGCGGGGAAACTTTGGGATTTCATCTAGCTACTTCAAAATATGAATGATTTACCAAATAGACAGGATTATAATATAAACAGAGAGCAAGAAACGAAATCAGTTGAGGCCAAGGAATTTTCCTCATTTTGTTAGTTTGACTTGGGATAGTTTAATTGCTTGATCTTAACATTAATGTAACATAGTCTACACAAAATTTTGGGCTTTATAGGCAGTGAAAACAAAAGATTTGTATAGTAGGGTAGCCTTTAATCAAGGGTGAGAAAATATTGAACGGGTCACATATCGTTTTCTATTTATGAGTGACGTACAAGTTGCACATGCACCTGAAAACGACCCTTTAAATAGAATAGCAAATGAAAAACCAAATGTAAATATCAATTATAATATGTGGTTTGTGAAAAGTATAATCACCTTAattagaaaaaagaaacaatgaTAATGTATTCTTTAATCACGTGCACCATACCCCACCCGCTCTTGCGGTGGTCCGGTCTTGATTCTTGCCTTCCAACACCACCATGGAGTAGTTCAGAAGAGCGTAAGCaaattgaaaccttgagtaGCATGAAGATCACTTCATTGGATCAAAGAGAGAAACATTGGAGATCATTTTGAGTTCCAAGTTTGTGGTTTGCTTTACTTATGGAATTTGCACAAATTGTTTCACAAGTGCAGCCTCTTTGATAAATGATGGGGGCGGCGGGTAAATAAGTTAGTTAGGTGAGGTCTGCCATTCAATTACATGAGATGGCACTACGATATGTATTAAATTGCTATTGCAACTTTGACTAGATATGGTGAAGGTTAGAAATATCTTAGTGTTGAATTTTCAATCTAGTGATTTAAACAATCACTTTTAGCTCTTGCGATCGATACACATTCAATAAATAACATTAAGATATGCCAAAAGGAAATAATTTTTTGGATATATTAGTATGTGTAAAAATTAC is a window of Lotus japonicus ecotype B-129 chromosome 5, LjGifu_v1.2 DNA encoding:
- the LOC130717814 gene encoding uncharacterized protein LOC130717814, whose product is MLIDQEMSKEKNSKHNSPNVIAQLMGLESLPKVRSHEKDYSEHVYGQLGSPLKHWHLENRFMDKEMLHEVHPSTEQIACKNDYERGRWSEDVVVDKEKMALICQKFMEAKRLSTDERLRQSKQFEDALEVLSSNSDLLIRLLDSQNLHCSPTDERNPITLIKPLKMFDNDKSVKKGKKNSRMIKKQANSDQAIVWENMNHGYSPVSQKVDEFPVQSTRIVILKPSPGRTPELKAFNSPTTSSPQNLQSGNFYQGFGDEDDVLESKKLAKKNPNEMHEGLRNYQKDKILHSSVFESSFNKPHHEYTPGNYIDLEAMSPLARHSWEYNNINCWGSPYSTMSLGRASCSPESSVCMEAKKRLSERWNMMASNNKGSQEQRHVQQHSTLGEMLSLSRIKKSVTSEFKSVNEDQEEARKSVSCRLSFNEDVSTQGSPKNVPRSNSLPASSSAYETGVSKSQGSKVLKKSKSIGSSFKGKVTSLFSRNKKSTKKKSSTSQCKDETQSPVTERSGFPASSGVLTDDESQSFSFRGLEECSLSALFESPRRTSTVSVSNGQQQEMIALEPGLTESKPMVPEISSENQDQPSPISVLETPFKDYTVNDSMKGDHQGSEVPLKSNLIDKSPPIESVSRTLSWHDSCEDVASSYSVKSSSLDTKVEGQEWILLVQKLLSAAGLDDQENCNSFHTRWHSTESPLDPSLRDTYANMNDNKDPWTLHEARRRKMRSNQKLVFDFVNAALLEIGYDGPENHLKRRMYSGSHFRPLVVKQECGGSPPILVDHIVGQMKELMWEDCGDNHSLVVESVVRKEAVKVGWVELMRLEIDVLGSEIEGKLIQELVENAVVDLTGRA